A stretch of Pygocentrus nattereri isolate fPygNat1 chromosome 8, fPygNat1.pri, whole genome shotgun sequence DNA encodes these proteins:
- the pcdh18b gene encoding protocadherin-18b isoform X2 gives MSSAAPLLLCAALLLLLRLAAPSAPGKTVRYRVLEEQRVGTVIGRLVEDAASALSGLPSSVSPRFRAMNGGATPLLSVREEDGEISVASRIDREALCAQQPNCTIELDVATLPTEHLRLFRVRVDVLDVNDHAPRFARAVVPVEISESAAVGTRVPLDGAWDPDVGENALRSYSLARSDHFRLEVRARADGSRRAELVVARELDREARAAHELQLTAADAGTPPRTGSTLLRIRVLDSNDNSPAFEQQAYAVSVPENAPPGTLLVDLNATDPDEGSNGKVVYSFGTHVSQKILDTFRIDPESGHLTLVKKLDYEASASYEIDAQAQDMGPNSVPGHCKVVVKVVDVNDNKPRISVNLMSQGKEEVAYVSEAAPVDTFVALVRVDDSDSGPNGEVSCRLHGHGHFRLQKTYENNYVILTNVSLDREKRSEYSLTVIAEDHGSPSLSAVKHFTVQVQDENDNPPRFEKGRYEIFKSENNSPGAYLTTVVADDPDLGANGQVTYSIVESLVHGSSISTYVTIDPSNGAIYALRSFDREEVGRLTFTVQAQDGGGEASLSSNTTVVITVLDENDNPPVIVSPLLSNRTAEVPLWRRAEPGHLVTVIKATDRDSGANAELTCSIIGGNEEGLFLMDPRRCELRTNASLEASPRDAFDLAILVQDRGTTGRLSARAVLHVILRDRPESYPLAPPDGTGQTPLDVSTIVIISLGAICGVLLVVMVAFATRCSSRDQKDPRHSYNCRVAESTYQNHPKKPARQIHKGDITLVPTVNGTLPVRAHPRSPSASPAPESRQTHHSRQSLNSLVTISSNHVPENFALELTHATPPVEGQYQPRPSFRGNKYTRSYRYALNEMDKFSLKDSGRGDSEAGDSDCEMGRESPLLGEGFSELFTPDGQHRLHPAMKLCTDECRVLGHSDQCWMPPLPSPASSDYRSNLYIPGEDPQQSPAAPEAPQSGESTLRKKSFSTFGKENEEEGQDDSEAGKGEDLCGTSSLLSEMNSVFQRLLPSSLDSYIEVGETGAASTCPAGLGSLERRKGHLPGKPSPASYQQGVAAWAANTHFQNPGHGHAPASHMTAVVAPLPAALPAPIQVSTSCSKWLPAMEEIPENHEEDELESVLGHLQGKRCDSHSEIMDASELVAEINKLLQDVRQS, from the exons ATGAGCAGCGCGGCCCCACTTCTGCTCTGCGCCGCTCTGCTGCTTTTGCTGCGGCTGGCCGCGCCATCGGCGCCCGGGAAGACCGTGCGGTACCGCGTGCTCGAGGAGCAGCGCGTGGGCACGGTGATCGGACGGCTGGTCGAGGACGCCGCGAGCGCGCTCTCCGGTCTGCCCAGCTCGGTCTCTCCGCGTTTCCGCGCCATGAACGGCGGGGCGACGCCGCTGCTCTCAGTGCGCGAGGAGGACGGCGAGATCAGCGTGGCGTCGCGCATTGACCGCGAGGCGCTTTGCGCGCAGCAGCCCAACTGCACCATCGAGTTGGACGTGGCCACACTGCCCACGGAGCACCTGCGGCTTTTCCGTGTGCGCGTCGACGTGCTGGACGTCAACGACCACGCGCCGCGGTTTGCCCGCGCCGTTGTGCCCGTGGAGATCTCTGAGAGCGCCGCGGTGGGTACGCGCGTGCCGCTGGACGGCGCGTGGGACCCGGACGTCGGCGAGAACGCGCTGCGCTCCTACTCGCTAGCGCGCAGCGACCACTTTCGGCTGGAGGTGCGCGCGCGGGCCGACGGCTCGCGTCGCGCAGAGTTAGTGGTGGCGCGCGAGCTCGACCGGGAGGCGCGCGCCGCGCACGAGCTCCAGCTCACTGCCGCGGACGCGGGCACGCCGCCACGCACCGGCTCCACGCTGCTGCGCATACGCGTACTCGACTCCAACGACAACAGCCCGGCCTTCGAGCAGCAGGCTTATGCCGTGAGCGTGCCAGAAAATGCGCCCCCAGGCACTCTGCTTGTGGACCTGAACGCCACGGACCCGGATGAGGGCAGCAACGGCAAGGTTGTGTACTCTTTCGGCACTCACGTGTCACAGAAAATCCTGGACACCTTCCGAATTGACCCAGAGTCTGGCCATCTGACGCTGGTCAAGAAGCTGGACTATGAGGCCTCTGCGTCCTATGAGATCGATGCCCAGGCGCAGGACATGGGGCCCAACTCTGTGCCAGGCCACTGCAAG GTCGTGGTCAAGGTGGTAGATGTAAATGACAACAAGCCAAGAATCAGTGTCAACCTGATGAGCCAGGGCAAGGAGGAGGTGGCCTACGTGTCTGAAGCAGCACCTGTGGACACCTTTGTGGCTTTGGTCCGTGTGGACGACAGTGACTCTGGCCCAAATGGAGAAGTTTCCTGCCGTCTGCACGGGCACGGCCACTTCCGGCTGCAGAAGACGTATGAGAACAACTACGTTATCCTGACCAATGTGTCACTGGACCGTGAGAAGCGCTCCGAGTACAGCCTGACGGTCATCGCTGAGGACCACGGCTCTCCAAGCCTGTCCGCAGTGAAGCACTTCACAGTGCAGGTGCAAGATGAGAACGACAACCCACCACGATTTGAGAAGGGCCGCTATGAGATCTTCAAGTCAGAAAACAACTCGCCTGGTGCCTACCTCACTACTGTGGTGGCTGATGACCCAGATCTGGGAGCCAATGGCCAGGTAACCTATTCCATTGTGGAGAGCCTGGTTCATGGGAGCTCCATCTCTACCTACGTCACCATAGACCCATCCAATGGAGCCATTTACGCTCTGAGAAGTTTTGACCGTGAGGAGGTAGGCCGGCTTACGTTCACTGTGCAAGCACAAGATGGAGGGGGTGAAGCCTCTTTGAGCAGCAACACCACAGTGGTCATCACTGTGCTGGATGAGAACGATAACCCTCCAGTCATTGTTTCACCACTGCTTAGCAACCGCACTGCAGAAGTGCCACTGTGGAGGCGGGCAGAACCAGGGCACCTAGTGACAGTCATCAAGGCCACTGACCGGGACTCTGGGGCCAATGCTGAACTTACCTGCTCCATCATTGGTGGAAACGAAGAGGGGCTGTTTCTGATGGACCCTCGGAGGTGTGAACTCAGAACCAATGCCAGCTTGGAAGCTTCTCCACGGGATGCTTTTGACTTAGCCATCCTGGTGCAAGACCGCGGTACAACTGGCAGGCTATCAGCCCGTGCTGTCCTCCATGTCATATTGCGTGACCGCCCTGAGTCCTACCCTCTTGCGCCCCCCGATGGCACAGGTCAAACCCCCCTGGACGTTTCCACCATCGTCATTATCTCCCTAGGAGCCATCTGTGGTGTGCTGCTGGTCGTCATGGTGGCGTTCGCCACACGCTGCTCTTCTCGTGACCAGAAGGACCCACGCCACTCATACAATTGCCGAGTGGCCGAGTCCACCTACCAGAACCACCCCAAGAAGCCGGCCCGGCAGATCCACAAAGGCGACATCACTCTGGTGCCCACGGTGAACGGGACACTGCCCGTGCGGGCACATCCTCGCTCGCCCTCTGCCTCGCCTGCACCAGAGAGCCGGCAAACCCACCACAGTCGGCAGTCGCTCAACAGCCTCGTCACCATCTCCTCCAATCACGTGCCAGAAAACTTTGCGCTGGAGCTCACTCATGCCACCCCACCAGTGGAG GGCCAGTACCAACCCAGACCCAGTTTCCGTGGCAACAAATACACTCGGAGCTACAg ATATGCCCTAAATGAGATGGACAagttcagtctgaaggacagtGGTCGAGGGGACAGTGAGGCTGGAGACAGTGACTGTGAGATGGGCAGGGAGTCGCCTCTGCTGGGTGAAGGCttcagtgagctgtttacaccTGATGGACAGCATAGACTACATCCAG CGATGAAGCTGTGTACAGATGAGTGCCGTGTCCTGGGTCACTCTGACCAGTGCTGGATGCCTCCTCTGCCCTCTCCAGCTTCTTCTGATTACCGTAGCAACCTGTATATTCCCGGAGAGGACCCCCAGCAAAGCCCAGCAGCCCCAGAGGCCCCTCAATCTGGGGAGTCCACCCTGAGGAAGAAGAGCTTCTCTACCTTCGGCAAGGAGAATGAGGAGGAGGGCCAAGATGACAGCGAGGCAGGTAAAGGAGAGGACCTGTGTGGGACCTCATCACTGCTGTCCGAAATGAACAGTGTCTTTCAGAGGCTCCTCCCATCCTCCTTGGACTCCTACATCGAGGTTGGTGAGACAGGAGCCGCTTCGACATGCCCAGCTGGATTGGGGTCGCTTGAGAGAAGGAAAGGTCACCTGCCCGGTAAACCTAGCCCCGCCTCCTACCAGCAAGGTGTGGCTGCCTGGGCTGCAAACACACACTTCCAGAATCCCGGCCATGGCCATGCACCAGCCAGTCACATGACCGCTGTGGTGGCACCTCTACCCGCAGCGCTGCCAGCACCTATCCAGGTGTCGACTTCCTGCTCAAAATGGTTGCCAGCCATGGAGGAGATCCCAGAGAACCACGAGGAAGATGAGCTGGAGTCCGTTCTGGGCCATCTACAGGGCAAACGTTGCGACAGCCACAGCGAAATCATGGACGCCAGCGAACTCGTGGCGGAGATCAATAAACTCCTGCAAGATGTCCGGCAGAGCTAG
- the pcdh18b gene encoding protocadherin-18b isoform X1: MSSAAPLLLCAALLLLLRLAAPSAPGKTVRYRVLEEQRVGTVIGRLVEDAASALSGLPSSVSPRFRAMNGGATPLLSVREEDGEISVASRIDREALCAQQPNCTIELDVATLPTEHLRLFRVRVDVLDVNDHAPRFARAVVPVEISESAAVGTRVPLDGAWDPDVGENALRSYSLARSDHFRLEVRARADGSRRAELVVARELDREARAAHELQLTAADAGTPPRTGSTLLRIRVLDSNDNSPAFEQQAYAVSVPENAPPGTLLVDLNATDPDEGSNGKVVYSFGTHVSQKILDTFRIDPESGHLTLVKKLDYEASASYEIDAQAQDMGPNSVPGHCKVVVKVVDVNDNKPRISVNLMSQGKEEVAYVSEAAPVDTFVALVRVDDSDSGPNGEVSCRLHGHGHFRLQKTYENNYVILTNVSLDREKRSEYSLTVIAEDHGSPSLSAVKHFTVQVQDENDNPPRFEKGRYEIFKSENNSPGAYLTTVVADDPDLGANGQVTYSIVESLVHGSSISTYVTIDPSNGAIYALRSFDREEVGRLTFTVQAQDGGGEASLSSNTTVVITVLDENDNPPVIVSPLLSNRTAEVPLWRRAEPGHLVTVIKATDRDSGANAELTCSIIGGNEEGLFLMDPRRCELRTNASLEASPRDAFDLAILVQDRGTTGRLSARAVLHVILRDRPESYPLAPPDGTGQTPLDVSTIVIISLGAICGVLLVVMVAFATRCSSRDQKDPRHSYNCRVAESTYQNHPKKPARQIHKGDITLVPTVNGTLPVRAHPRSPSASPAPESRQTHHSRQSLNSLVTISSNHVPENFALELTHATPPVEQVSQLLSILHQGQYQPRPSFRGNKYTRSYRYALNEMDKFSLKDSGRGDSEAGDSDCEMGRESPLLGEGFSELFTPDGQHRLHPAMKLCTDECRVLGHSDQCWMPPLPSPASSDYRSNLYIPGEDPQQSPAAPEAPQSGESTLRKKSFSTFGKENEEEGQDDSEAGKGEDLCGTSSLLSEMNSVFQRLLPSSLDSYIEVGETGAASTCPAGLGSLERRKGHLPGKPSPASYQQGVAAWAANTHFQNPGHGHAPASHMTAVVAPLPAALPAPIQVSTSCSKWLPAMEEIPENHEEDELESVLGHLQGKRCDSHSEIMDASELVAEINKLLQDVRQS, translated from the exons ATGAGCAGCGCGGCCCCACTTCTGCTCTGCGCCGCTCTGCTGCTTTTGCTGCGGCTGGCCGCGCCATCGGCGCCCGGGAAGACCGTGCGGTACCGCGTGCTCGAGGAGCAGCGCGTGGGCACGGTGATCGGACGGCTGGTCGAGGACGCCGCGAGCGCGCTCTCCGGTCTGCCCAGCTCGGTCTCTCCGCGTTTCCGCGCCATGAACGGCGGGGCGACGCCGCTGCTCTCAGTGCGCGAGGAGGACGGCGAGATCAGCGTGGCGTCGCGCATTGACCGCGAGGCGCTTTGCGCGCAGCAGCCCAACTGCACCATCGAGTTGGACGTGGCCACACTGCCCACGGAGCACCTGCGGCTTTTCCGTGTGCGCGTCGACGTGCTGGACGTCAACGACCACGCGCCGCGGTTTGCCCGCGCCGTTGTGCCCGTGGAGATCTCTGAGAGCGCCGCGGTGGGTACGCGCGTGCCGCTGGACGGCGCGTGGGACCCGGACGTCGGCGAGAACGCGCTGCGCTCCTACTCGCTAGCGCGCAGCGACCACTTTCGGCTGGAGGTGCGCGCGCGGGCCGACGGCTCGCGTCGCGCAGAGTTAGTGGTGGCGCGCGAGCTCGACCGGGAGGCGCGCGCCGCGCACGAGCTCCAGCTCACTGCCGCGGACGCGGGCACGCCGCCACGCACCGGCTCCACGCTGCTGCGCATACGCGTACTCGACTCCAACGACAACAGCCCGGCCTTCGAGCAGCAGGCTTATGCCGTGAGCGTGCCAGAAAATGCGCCCCCAGGCACTCTGCTTGTGGACCTGAACGCCACGGACCCGGATGAGGGCAGCAACGGCAAGGTTGTGTACTCTTTCGGCACTCACGTGTCACAGAAAATCCTGGACACCTTCCGAATTGACCCAGAGTCTGGCCATCTGACGCTGGTCAAGAAGCTGGACTATGAGGCCTCTGCGTCCTATGAGATCGATGCCCAGGCGCAGGACATGGGGCCCAACTCTGTGCCAGGCCACTGCAAG GTCGTGGTCAAGGTGGTAGATGTAAATGACAACAAGCCAAGAATCAGTGTCAACCTGATGAGCCAGGGCAAGGAGGAGGTGGCCTACGTGTCTGAAGCAGCACCTGTGGACACCTTTGTGGCTTTGGTCCGTGTGGACGACAGTGACTCTGGCCCAAATGGAGAAGTTTCCTGCCGTCTGCACGGGCACGGCCACTTCCGGCTGCAGAAGACGTATGAGAACAACTACGTTATCCTGACCAATGTGTCACTGGACCGTGAGAAGCGCTCCGAGTACAGCCTGACGGTCATCGCTGAGGACCACGGCTCTCCAAGCCTGTCCGCAGTGAAGCACTTCACAGTGCAGGTGCAAGATGAGAACGACAACCCACCACGATTTGAGAAGGGCCGCTATGAGATCTTCAAGTCAGAAAACAACTCGCCTGGTGCCTACCTCACTACTGTGGTGGCTGATGACCCAGATCTGGGAGCCAATGGCCAGGTAACCTATTCCATTGTGGAGAGCCTGGTTCATGGGAGCTCCATCTCTACCTACGTCACCATAGACCCATCCAATGGAGCCATTTACGCTCTGAGAAGTTTTGACCGTGAGGAGGTAGGCCGGCTTACGTTCACTGTGCAAGCACAAGATGGAGGGGGTGAAGCCTCTTTGAGCAGCAACACCACAGTGGTCATCACTGTGCTGGATGAGAACGATAACCCTCCAGTCATTGTTTCACCACTGCTTAGCAACCGCACTGCAGAAGTGCCACTGTGGAGGCGGGCAGAACCAGGGCACCTAGTGACAGTCATCAAGGCCACTGACCGGGACTCTGGGGCCAATGCTGAACTTACCTGCTCCATCATTGGTGGAAACGAAGAGGGGCTGTTTCTGATGGACCCTCGGAGGTGTGAACTCAGAACCAATGCCAGCTTGGAAGCTTCTCCACGGGATGCTTTTGACTTAGCCATCCTGGTGCAAGACCGCGGTACAACTGGCAGGCTATCAGCCCGTGCTGTCCTCCATGTCATATTGCGTGACCGCCCTGAGTCCTACCCTCTTGCGCCCCCCGATGGCACAGGTCAAACCCCCCTGGACGTTTCCACCATCGTCATTATCTCCCTAGGAGCCATCTGTGGTGTGCTGCTGGTCGTCATGGTGGCGTTCGCCACACGCTGCTCTTCTCGTGACCAGAAGGACCCACGCCACTCATACAATTGCCGAGTGGCCGAGTCCACCTACCAGAACCACCCCAAGAAGCCGGCCCGGCAGATCCACAAAGGCGACATCACTCTGGTGCCCACGGTGAACGGGACACTGCCCGTGCGGGCACATCCTCGCTCGCCCTCTGCCTCGCCTGCACCAGAGAGCCGGCAAACCCACCACAGTCGGCAGTCGCTCAACAGCCTCGTCACCATCTCCTCCAATCACGTGCCAGAAAACTTTGCGCTGGAGCTCACTCATGCCACCCCACCAGTGGAG CAAGTCTCACAGCTTCTGTCCATACTTCATCAGGGCCAGTACCAACCCAGACCCAGTTTCCGTGGCAACAAATACACTCGGAGCTACAg ATATGCCCTAAATGAGATGGACAagttcagtctgaaggacagtGGTCGAGGGGACAGTGAGGCTGGAGACAGTGACTGTGAGATGGGCAGGGAGTCGCCTCTGCTGGGTGAAGGCttcagtgagctgtttacaccTGATGGACAGCATAGACTACATCCAG CGATGAAGCTGTGTACAGATGAGTGCCGTGTCCTGGGTCACTCTGACCAGTGCTGGATGCCTCCTCTGCCCTCTCCAGCTTCTTCTGATTACCGTAGCAACCTGTATATTCCCGGAGAGGACCCCCAGCAAAGCCCAGCAGCCCCAGAGGCCCCTCAATCTGGGGAGTCCACCCTGAGGAAGAAGAGCTTCTCTACCTTCGGCAAGGAGAATGAGGAGGAGGGCCAAGATGACAGCGAGGCAGGTAAAGGAGAGGACCTGTGTGGGACCTCATCACTGCTGTCCGAAATGAACAGTGTCTTTCAGAGGCTCCTCCCATCCTCCTTGGACTCCTACATCGAGGTTGGTGAGACAGGAGCCGCTTCGACATGCCCAGCTGGATTGGGGTCGCTTGAGAGAAGGAAAGGTCACCTGCCCGGTAAACCTAGCCCCGCCTCCTACCAGCAAGGTGTGGCTGCCTGGGCTGCAAACACACACTTCCAGAATCCCGGCCATGGCCATGCACCAGCCAGTCACATGACCGCTGTGGTGGCACCTCTACCCGCAGCGCTGCCAGCACCTATCCAGGTGTCGACTTCCTGCTCAAAATGGTTGCCAGCCATGGAGGAGATCCCAGAGAACCACGAGGAAGATGAGCTGGAGTCCGTTCTGGGCCATCTACAGGGCAAACGTTGCGACAGCCACAGCGAAATCATGGACGCCAGCGAACTCGTGGCGGAGATCAATAAACTCCTGCAAGATGTCCGGCAGAGCTAG